The DNA segment ATGTCGACTTCAAATACCTCAACGACCGGGGCGATATCGTCAAGCGTTCGCACCCGTTCGAAGGCATCGTGCCGAATCTCGAGCGCCGCTACCGAGAGACCGAGTCGGCAAGCGTACGCGAAGAGCTGGCCAAGTTCCTCAGCCACCAGGCTTGCCCGGACTGCCGCGGCACCCGCCTGCGTCGTGAAGCGCGACACGTGTGGGTAGGCGAGAAAACCCTGCCGGCCGTGACCAACCTGCCGATCGGCGATGCCTGCGAGTACTTCGCCGACCTGAAGATGACCGGCCGCCGCGGTGAGATCGCCGACAAGATCCTCAAGGAGATTCGCGAGCGCCTACAGTTTCTGGTCAACGTCGGGCTCGATTACCTGTCGCTGGATCGCAGTGCCGACACCCTTTCCGGTGGCGAGGCGCAACGGATTCGTCTGGCCAGCCAGATCGGTGCGGGTCTCGTGGGCGTCTTGTACATCCTCGATGAACCGTCCATCGGCCTGCATCAACGCGATAACGACCGTCTCCTCGGCACCCTCAAGCACCTGCGCGATATCGGCAACACAGTGATTGTGGTCGAGCACGACGAAGACGCGATTCGTCTGGCTGACTATGTCGTGGATATCGGCCCGGGCGCCGGTGTACACGGCGGGCAGATCGTCGCCGAAGGCACGCCGGACGAAGTCATGGCGCACCCGGATTCCCTGACTGGTAAATACCTCTCGGGCCGAGTGAAGATCGAAGTGCCGGCCAAGCGCACGCCACGCAACAAGAAGCTCAACCTGTCGCTCAGAGGCGCGCGCGGCAACAACCTGCGCAACGTCGATCTTGACATTCCGATCGGCCTGCTTACATGCGTAACCGGCGTGTCCGGCTCGGGCAAGTCGACACTGATCAACAACACGCTGTTCCCGCTGAGCGCCACCGCGCTCAACGGTGCGACCACGCTGGAAGCAGCCGCACATGACAGCATCAAGGGCCTTGAGCACCTGGACAAGGTCGTCGATATCGACCAGAGCCCCATCGGCCGAACACCGCGGTCCAACCCGGCAACGTATACCGGGCTGTTCACGCCGATTCGCGAACTGTTCGCCGGCGTGCCGGAGTCGCGTTCACGCGGCTACGGGCCGGGGCGTTTCTCGTTCAACGTCAAGGGCGGTCGTTGCGAAGCCTGCCAGGGCGATGGCCTGATCAAGGTGGAGATGCACTTCCTCCCGGACATCTATGTGCCGTGCGACGTGTGCAAGAGCAAGCGCTATAACCGCGAAACCCTTGAGATCAAATACAAGGGCAAGAGCATTCACGAAACCCTCGAGATGACCATCGAGGAAGCCCGCGAATTCTTCGACGCGGTGCCGGCGCTGGCGCGCAAGCTGCAGACACTGATGGATGTTGGCCTGTCGTACATCAAGCTCGGGCAGTCGGCGACCACGCTATCGGGCGGTGAAGCGCAGCGGGTCAAGTTGTCTCGCGAGCTGTCCAAGCGTGATACCGGCAAAACCCTGTATATCCTCGACGAGCCGACCACCGGTCTGCACTTCGCCGATATCCAGCAATTGCTCGACGTGCTGCATCGCCTGCGTGATCACGGCAACACGGTGGTGGTGATCGAGCACAACCTCGATGTGATCAAGACTGCCGACTGGCTGGTCGACCTCGGGCCGGAAGGCGGTTCCAAGGGCGGGCAAATCATTGCCACCGGTACGCCGGAGGAAGTGGCCGAGATGAAGCAATCTCATACAGGTCATTACCTCAAGCCGCTGTTGATCCGCGACCGGGCGTAAACGCCAGGCATGAAAAAGCCCCTGGCACTGTTGAAGTGACAGGGGCTTTTTTACATCGAAGACATCAGGACGCGTGGGATTGCAGGTAGTTCTCGAGACCGATGAGCTTGATCAGCCCCAACTGCTTTTCCAGCCAGTAGGTGTGATCTTCTTCGGTGTCATTGAGCTGAACCCGCAGGATCTCGCGGCTGACGTAATCCTTGTGTTGCTCGCACAGCTCGATGCCTTTGCACAGCGCAGCGCGAACCTTGTATTCGAGACGCAGATCCGCTTCGAGCATGGTCGGCACTGTGGTGCCTACATCAAGATCATCCGGACGCATGCGCGGCGTGCCTTCGAGCATCAGAATACGCCGCATCAACGCGTCGGCGTGGCCGGCTTCTTCTTCCATCTCGTGGTTGATTCGCTCGTAGAGCTTGGTGAACCCCCAGTCCTCATACATCCGCGAATGAACAAAATATTGGTCACGCGCGGCCAGTTCGCCGGTCAGCAACGTGTTGAGGTAATCGATTACGTCTGGGTGGCCTTGCATCGCCCTACATCTCCCTGCTTGAAAGTCTGTAGTTTGAACCAACCTGACCGGAAGGTCACCCCGCCGGACGCAATAAAAGTGAAGAATATCCGAGAAAAGTAGGCTAAATAACGCAAAAACCGCCCAAATGAGGGCGGTTCTGCTTCTCGTTTAGACTTCGTTAAGCTGTACGTTGAGCAGCTTTGCGATTGCGTCTCCATACGCCGGATCGGCCTGGTAAAAGTACATCAGTGCCCGGTCAATCACATCGGAAGAGACGCCACTCATGGAACCGGCAAGGTTGGTGGTCAGCAACGTCTGCTGTTCAGGACTCATCAATCGAAAGAGCGCACCCGCGTAGCTGAAATAATCGGTGTCCACGCGGTGGTCATATCGATCCGCGCTACCGCTGAGCATCAGCGCCGGCTCCCTGTAGCTCGGATCCTGTTTCGGAGACCCGGAATAGCTGTTCGGCTCGTAATTCGGCGCGCCTGTCCCATAACTGGGGGATGCCATGGCGCCGTCTCGCTGGTACGTATTGACCGGGCTGCGCGCCGCGTTGACTGGTAACTGCTGATGATTGGTACCGACTCGATAACGCTGCGCATCGGCATAGGCAAATACACGTCCCTGAAGCATGCGGTCGGGAGACAAACCAACCCCCGGAACAACATTGCTTGGTGCGAGCGCGGCCTGTTCAACCTCCGCGTGATAGTTTTGCGGGTTCCGGTTCAGTTCCAGAATGCCGACCTTGATCAGCGGAAACTCCCGCTGTGACCATGTTTTGGTGACATCGAACGGATTGTCGTGATGTGCCGCAGCCTGTGCTTCAGTCATGACCTGCATGCACACATCCCATTGCGGGAAATCGCCTCGAGCAATTGCATTAAACAAGTCGCGTTGAGCGTAATCCGGATCAGTGCCCGCAAGCTCTGCAGCAACAGCAGGATCGAGGTTCTTGATCCCTTGCCGGGTTTTATAGTGCCATTTCACCCAATGACGCTCGCCCTGACTGTTGATCAGGCTGAACGTGTGACTGCCGAACCCGTGCATATGGCGGTAACCGTCTGGAATGCCCCTGTCAGAAAACAGGATGGTGATCTGGTGGAGGGCTTCCGGCGAATGAGACCAGAAATCCCAGACATTTTGGGCACTCTTCAAATTGCTGTGCGGGTCACGCTTTTGCGTGTGGATGAAATCGGGAAACTTCAATGGATCGCGGATAAAGAACACCGGGGTATTGTTACCAACAACGTCCCAATTTCCCTCGTTGGTGTAGAACCGCAACGCAAAACCACGCGGATCGCGCGCAGTATCTGCCGAGCCACGCTCACCGCCGACAGTGGAAAAACGCAGGAAGGTCGGCGTCTGCTTGCCAACTGCCGAGAACAGATCGGCCTTGGAATAGCGGGTGATATCTGAAGTCACAGTAAAGGTGCCATAGGCACCTGAGCCCTTGGCGTGTACGCGGCGCTCGGGAATATTCTCTCGGTTGAAGTGCGCAAGCTTTTCAATCAGGTGGAAATCAGTGAGCAATATTGGACCCAATGGGCCAGCAGTCAGGGAATTCTGGTTGTCGGCAACGGGCACGCCACTGGCTGTGGTCAAGGTATTGTTCTGAGTCATGTGATCTTCTTCCTCTATCAATTTTGATATGCCAGGTAACAGCTTGAGGGGAAGTATTCATCTTCTTCTTGAAAGCTACTAATGCATTAATCTGTAGGCATCAATAGGAAATAACTAACGATCATTTCCCCCTGTCGATAATGCAGACTCAAGCAGCATAGTAGCTTGTATGCATGATGCTTTTTTCGAGACACAAAAAACCGGGCACTAGGCCCGGTTTTTCATATCAGACTGACGTCTTACTCGGCGGATACAGCTTCGCCAGCAGTAGCACGATCAACCAACTCGACGTACGCCATAGGCGCGTTGTCGCCAGCGCGGAAACCGCACTTGAGGATGCGCAGGTAGCCACCCTCACGGGTAGCGTAACGCTTGCCCAGGTCGTTGAAGAGCTTACCAACGATAGCTTTCGAACGAGTACGGTCGAAAGCCAGACGGCGGTTAGCCAGGCTGTCTGTCTTGGCCAGAGTGATCAGCGGCTCGGCAACCCGGCGCAGTTCTTTGGCTTTTGGCAGAGTAGTTTTGATCAGCTCGTGCTCGAACAGCGACACCGCCATGTTTTGGAACATGGCCTTGCGGTGCGAGCTGGTGCGGCTCAGGTGACGACCACTTTTACGATGACGCATGGTTCATTCCTTACCAAACACTACGTTCGGTGATTACGACGATCAGGCAGTCGCCTTGTCGTCCTTCTTAAGACTTGCAGGCGGCCAGTTGTCGAGGCGCATGCCGAGGGACAGACCGCGGGAGGCCAGAACGTCCTTGATTTCAGTCAAGGATTTCTTGCCCAGGTTCGGAGTCTTCAACAGCTCTACTTCGGTACGCTGAATCAGGTCGCCGATGTAGTAGATGTTTTCCGCCTTAAGGCAGTTAGCCGAACGTACAGTCAGTTCCAGATCGTCAACCGGGCGAAGCAGGATCGGATCGATCTCGTCTTCCTGCTCGACAACCACTGGCTCACTGTCACCTTTGAGGTCGACGAACGCAGCCAACTGCTGTTGCAGGATGGTTGCAGCGCGACGGATAGCCTCTTCAGGGTCCAGAGTACCGTTGGTTTCCAGATCAATAACCAGCTTGTCCAGGTTGGTGCGCTGTTCGACACGGGCGTTTTCCACCACGTAAGCGATACGGCGAACCGGGCTGAACGAAGAATCGAGCTGCAAGCGACCGATGCTGCGGCTTTCGTCTTCATCGCTCTGACGCGAGTCGGCTGGTTCATAACCACGACCACGAGCTACGGTGAGCTTCATGTTCAGGGCGCCGTTAGACGCCAGGTTAGCGATTACGTGATCGGGATTAACGATCTCGACATCATGATCCAGCTGAATATCGGCAGCGGTAACCACCCCCGAACCCTTCTTCGACAAGGTCAGCGTAACTTCGTCACGACCGTGCAGCTTGATGGCCAGACCTTTAAGGTTCAACAGGATTTCAATTACGTCTTCCTGTACACCTTCGATGGCGCTGTACTCGTGGAGCACACCGTCAATCTCGGCCTCGACTACTGCGCAGCCGGGCATTGAGGACAACAGGATGCGGCGCAGCGCGTTGCCCAGGGTGTGGCCAAAACCACGCTCGAGAGGCTCGAGAGTGATCTTGGCGCGGGTTGGACTGACAACCTGCACATCAATGTGGCGGGGTGTCAGGAACTCATTTACCGAAATCTGCATGGATGCACCTATTTTCTAGCCCTTACTTGGAGTAGAGCTCGACAATCAGGCTTTCGTTGATGTCGGCGGACAGATCACTGCGAGCAGGAACGTTCTTGAAAACGCCCGACTTCTTCTCAGTGTCTACTTCTACCCATTCTACGCGGCCACGTTGGGCACACAGATCGAGAGCTTGGACAATGCGAAGCTGGTTTTTTGCTTTCTCGCGAACTGCAACCACGTCACCAGCACGAACCTGATACGACGGAACGTTTACGGTCTGACCGTTAACGCTGATCGACTTGTGCGATACCAGCTGACGGGATTCGGCACGAGTCGAACCAAAGCCCATACGGTATACAACGTTGTCCAGACGGCATTCGAGCAGTTGCAGCAGGTTTTCACCGGTTGCACCTTTCTTGCCAGCAGCTTCTTTGTAGTAGCCGCTGAACTGACGCTCGAGAACGCCGTAGATACGACGGACCTTCTGCTTTTCACGCAGTTGGGTGCCGTAATCGGACTGGCGACCGCGGCGCTGGCCGTGGATACCAGGTGCTGCTTCAATGTTGCACTTCGATTCGATCGCGCGCACGCCGCTCTTCAGGAAGAGATCGGTGCCTTCGCGACGAGCGAGTTTGCATTTTGGACCAATGTAACGAGCCATTCTTTACAATCTCCTGGATTACACGCGGCGCTTCTTCGGCGGACGGCACCCGTTGTGCGGGATTGGCGTCACGTCGGTGATGCTGGCGATCTTGTAGCCACAGCCGTTCAAAGCGCGGACTGCGGATTCACGACCTGGACCTGGACCCTTGACGTTGACGTCGAGGTTTTTCAGGCCGTATTCCAGCGCAGCTTGACCAGCACGTTCAGCAGCTACCTGAGCAGCGAACGGGGTGGACTTGCGGGAACCGCGGAAACCCGAACCACCGGAGGTAGCCCAGGAAAGAGCGTTACCTTGACGGTCGGTAATGGTCACGATGGTGTTGTTAAAAGATGCATGGATGTGGGCGATGCCATCAACCACTGTCTTTTTAACTTTTTTACGAGGACGAGCAGCAGGTTTTGCCATGATTAAATTCCTGTCGATTCGCTGGGGCGATTACTTGCGGATCGGCTTACGCGGACCTTTACGGGTACGCGCGTTGGTCTTGGTACGCTGACCGCGTACTGGCAGACCACGACGATGACGCAGACCGCGATAGCAACCGAGGTCCATCAAGCGCTTGATTTTCATGTTGATTTCGCGACGCAGGTCACCTTCAGTGGTGAACTTCGCCACTTCGCCACGCAGCTGTTCAATTTGCTCGTCGCTCAGATCTTTGATCTTTGCTGCTGGGTTTACCCCAGTCACTGCACAGATCTTCTGCGCAGTAGTGCGACCAACACCATAGATGTAGGTCAGCGAGATAACAGTATGCTTGTTATCTGGAATGTTAACGCCTGCAATACGGGCCATTCAGTGGGACTCCAATTGACAGCTACCTACGCCCCGGAAGCCAAGAAATAGGGCGCGAGATAATATCGCTGTAATAACAAATAATCAACCCGGTAGCGCACTAGCTACCGGGCTTGAAGCACAATCACACTCAGCCTTGGCGCTGTTTGTGACGCGGTTCCGCGCTGCAAATTACTCGAACAACACCTTCGCGGCGAATAATCTTGCAGTTACGGCACAGCTTTTTCACCGATGCACGAACTTTCATCACCAACTCCTCGAACCTTATGGGTACTCAGCGCAACATGCCGCTGCCGTAACCCTTCAGGTTGGCTTTCTTCATCAGGGATTCGTACTGGTGCGAAACGAGGTGCGATTGTACTTGGGACATGAAGTCCATCACAACCACGACCACGATCAGCAACGAGGTCCCGCCAAGGTAGAACGGTACGTTTGCCGCAACCACCAGGAACTGGGGCAACAGACACACGGCCGTCATGTAAAGAGCACCGAACAGGGTCAAACGAGTCAGAACGCCATCAATGTAGCGCGCAGACTGCTCACCTGGACGGATACCCGGAATAAAGGCACCGGACTTCTTCAGGTTTTCCGCTACGTCTTTCGGATTGAACATCAACGCCGTATAGAAGAAGCAGAAGAAAATAATCCCTGCACTAAACAGCAGAATATTCAACGGCTGACCAGGAGCGATCGACTGCGAGATGTCCTGCAACCAGCCCATACCTTCAGACTGACCGAACCAGGCACCCAACGAAGCCGGGAACAGCAAAATGCTGCTCGCGAAAATAGCCGGAATAACACCGGCCATGTTCACCTTCAGCGGCAAGTGGCTTGTCTGCGCAGCGAAGACCTTGCGGCCCTGCTGACGCTTGGCGTAGTGAACAGCAATACGACGCTGGCCACGCTCAATGAACACCACGAAACCGATAATCGCTACTGCCAGCAAACCGATGGCAACCAGGGCGAAGATATTGATATCACCCTGACGCGCAGACTCGAAAGACTGCCCGATTGCTCTCGGAAGACCGGCGACGATACCCGAAAAAATCAACATCGAGATACCGTTGCCAACACCACGCTCAGTAATCTGCTCACCCAGCCACATCATGAACATCGCACCAGCCACAAATGTGGTTACCGCAACGAAATGGAAGCCTAAGTCACCAGTGAACGCCACGCCCTGCCCCGCCAGACCAATGGACATGCCAATGGCCTGAACGAGAGCGAGAGCGACGGTGAGGTAGCGGGTGTACTGGCTGATCTTGCGACGGCCAGCTTCACCTTCCTTCTTCAACTGCTCCAGCTGTGGGCTGACGGCGGTCATCAACTGCATGATGATCGATGCCGAAATGTACGGCATGATCCCCAGTGCAAAGATGCTCATCCGTTCCAGCGCACCGCCGGAGAACATGTTGAACAAGCTAAGAATGGTCCCCTCATTCTGTCGAAACAGGTCTGCGAGTCGGTCCGGGTTGATACCTGGAACCGGGATGTGTGCGCCTATTCGGTAGACGATAATCGCCAGGAACAGAAAACGCAGACGAGCCCAGAGTTCAGACATACCGCCTTTGCCGAGCGCAGAGAGAGCACCTTGCTTAGCCATTTATTCCTCGAACTTGCCGCCAGCTGCTTCGATAGCCGCACGCGCACCTTTGGTGGCGCCGATTCCCTTGCCGATAGTGACAGCGCGAGTCACTTCACCGGACAGCATGATTTTCACACGCTGCACGTTGACGTTGATCACGTTGGCATCTTTCAGGGACTGCACAGTAACGATGTCGCCTTCCACTTTGGCCAGCTCGGACAGACGCACTTCTGCGCGATCCATGGCTTTCAGGGAAACGAAACCGAACTTAGGCAGACGACGATGCAGCGGCTGTTGACCGCCTTCAAAGCCTGGAGCAATGGTGCCACCGGAGCGGGAGGTCTGACCTTTGTGACCACGGCCACCAGTCTTGCCCAAACCACTACCGATACCACGGCCCGGACGATGCTTTTCGCGACGGGAACCCGGCGCTGGACTCAGATCATTGAGTTTCATCGATTAACCCTCGACACGCAGCATGTAGTAAGCCTTGTTGATCATCCCGCGATTCTCGGGAGTATCCTGGACTTCTACAGTGTGACCGATGCGACGCAGACCCAGACCCTTAACGCACAGTTTGTGGTTAGGGATGCGGCCGGTCATGCTTTTGATCAGCGTTACTTTAACGGTAGCCATGATTACTTGATCTCCTCAACGCGCAGGCCACGCTTGGCAGCGATGGACTCAGGAGATTGCATAGCCTTCAGACCCTTGAAAGTGGCGTGAACCACGTTTACCGGGTTGGTCGAGCCGTAGCACTTGGCCAGAACGTTCTGAACGCCAGCAACTTCGAGGACAGCACGCATAGCGCCGCCAGCGATGATACCGGTACCTTCAGAAGCAGGCTGCATGTACACCTTCGAAGCGCCGTGAGCGGACTTCATTGCGTACTGCAGAGTAGTGCCGTTCAGGTCAACTTGAATCATGTTGCGGCGAGCAGCTTCCATTGCCTTCTGGATCGCAGCAGGCACTTCACGCGACTTGCCACGGCCGAAGCCAACACGCCCTTTACCATCACCAACCACGGTCAACGCGGTGAAAGTGAAGATACGGCCGCCTTTAACGGTTTTGGCTACGCGGTTAACTTGAACCAGCTTCTCAATGTAGCCTTCGTCGCGCTTTTGGTCGTTATTTGACATAACTTAGAACTCCAGCCCAGCTTCACGAGCAGCATCAGCCAGCGCTTTAACGCGGCCGTGGTACTTGAAGCCAGAGCGGTCGAAAGCCACTTGCGATACGCCAGCGGCCTTAGCACGCGTAGCGACCAGCTGGCCAACCTTTGTGGCCGCGTCGATGTTGCCAGTGGCACCATCACGCAGTTCTTTATCCAAAGTCGAGGCACTTGCCAGGACTTTGTTGCCGTCGGCCGAGATGACCTGGGCGTAGATGTGCTGCGACGAGCGGAACACGCAGAGACGCACGACTTCGAGTTCGTGCATTTTCAGGCGTGCTTTGCGAGCGCGACGCAGTCGAGTAACTTTTTTGTCGGTCATTTGCTATGCCCTACTTCTTCTTGGCTTCTTTACGACGGACGACTTCGTCCGCGTAGCGCACACCTTTGCCTTTGTACGGCTCTGGTGGACGGAAGTCGCGGATCTCAGCGGCCACTTGACCTACCAGCTGCTTGTCGATGCCCTTGATCAGGATATCGGTCTGGCTAGGAGTCTCAGCGGTGATGCCTTGCGGCAGTTCGTAATCCACTGGGTGCGAGAAGCCAAGAGCCAGGTTCAGAACCTGACCTTTTGCTTGCGCCTTGTAACCAACACCGACCAGCTGGAGCTTGCGCTCGAAGCCTTGGCTTACGCCCTGGACCATGTTGTTTACCAACGCACGCGTGGTACCGGCCATTGCGCGAGTCTGTTGATCGCCATTGCGAGCAGCGAAACGCAGCTCACCAGCTTCTTCAACGATCTCAACGGACGAATGGATGTTCAGTTCAAGAGTACCCTTGGCACCCTTCACCGAAAGCTGTTGCCCTGCGAATTTGACTTCGACACCGGCTGGCAGCTTAACGGGGTTCTTAGCGACGCGAGACATGCTTATCCCCCCTTAGAACACAGTGCAAAGAACTTCGCCGCCGACACCGGCAGCGCGCGCAGCACGATCCGTCATCACACCTTTGTTGGTGGAGACGATAGACACGCCAAGACCGCCACGAACTTTCGGCAGATCTTCAACGGACTTGTACTGACGCAGGCCTGGACGACTAACGCGCTTCACTTCTTCGATAACCGGACGGCCTTCGAAGTACTTCAGCGAGATGGACAACGACGGCTTGGCGTCGGTGGTGATCTGAAAATCCGCGATGTAACCTTCGTCCTTCAGGACTTTTGCTACAGCAGCCTTCAACGTGGAAGACGGCATGCTTACGACAGACTTTTCAGCCATCTGGGCATTACGGATTCGAGTTAGCATGTCCGCTAACGGGTCCTGCATACTCATGGGCTAGACGCTCCTAATACAGAAAAATTAGCCTTGCGGCTACTACTTGTCGCCGAGAACTTCCGGGCATGAAAAAACACGGGCTCAGGCGAGCCGGTCATTCTAGACACACCCCAGAAATGAATCAAGCCCCAAAAGGGGCTTGATTCATATTCAAGGCACCGATGGTCAGGTTTTTGCAAACCGGACCATCGAGGCTTTGACGACTATTACCAGCTGGCTTTAACCAGACCTGGAACGTCACCACGCATTGCAGCTTCACGCAGCTTGTTACGGCCGAGGCCGAACTTGCGGTAAACGCCGTGCGGACGACCAGTCAGGCGGCAACGGTTACGCATGCGCGAGGCACTTGCGTCACGTGGTTGCTTCTGCAGAGCTACGGTAGCTTCCCAACGCGCTTCTGGACTCGCGTTCAGATCGACGATGATAGCTTTCAGCGCTGCACGCTTGGTGGCGTACTTGGCAACGGTGAGCTGACGCTTCAGCTCACGGTTTTTCATGCTCTTCTTGGCCATTTT comes from the Pseudomonas granadensis genome and includes:
- the uvrA gene encoding excinuclease ABC subunit UvrA: MDKILIRGARTHNLKNIDLTLPRDKLIVITGLSGSGKSSLAFDTLYAEGQRRYVESLSAYARQFLSMMEKPDVDTIEGLSPAISIEQKSTSHNPRSTVGTITEIYDYLRLLYARVGTPRCPDHDIPLEAQTVSQMVDLVLAQPEGSKLMLLAPVIRERKGEHLSVFEELRAQGFVRARVNGRICELDELPKLDKQKKHSIDVIVDRFKVRADLQQRLAESFETALKLADGIALVAPMDDEPGEEMIFSARFACPICGHAISELEPKLFSFNNPAGACPTCDGLGVKQFFDIKRLVNGELTLAEGAIRGWDRRNVYYFQMLGSLASHYKFSLDKPFNELTAEQQKNILHGSGSQNVDFKYLNDRGDIVKRSHPFEGIVPNLERRYRETESASVREELAKFLSHQACPDCRGTRLRREARHVWVGEKTLPAVTNLPIGDACEYFADLKMTGRRGEIADKILKEIRERLQFLVNVGLDYLSLDRSADTLSGGEAQRIRLASQIGAGLVGVLYILDEPSIGLHQRDNDRLLGTLKHLRDIGNTVIVVEHDEDAIRLADYVVDIGPGAGVHGGQIVAEGTPDEVMAHPDSLTGKYLSGRVKIEVPAKRTPRNKKLNLSLRGARGNNLRNVDLDIPIGLLTCVTGVSGSGKSTLINNTLFPLSATALNGATTLEAAAHDSIKGLEHLDKVVDIDQSPIGRTPRSNPATYTGLFTPIRELFAGVPESRSRGYGPGRFSFNVKGGRCEACQGDGLIKVEMHFLPDIYVPCDVCKSKRYNRETLEIKYKGKSIHETLEMTIEEAREFFDAVPALARKLQTLMDVGLSYIKLGQSATTLSGGEAQRVKLSRELSKRDTGKTLYILDEPTTGLHFADIQQLLDVLHRLRDHGNTVVVIEHNLDVIKTADWLVDLGPEGGSKGGQIIATGTPEEVAEMKQSHTGHYLKPLLIRDRA
- the bfr gene encoding bacterioferritin, whose protein sequence is MQGHPDVIDYLNTLLTGELAARDQYFVHSRMYEDWGFTKLYERINHEMEEEAGHADALMRRILMLEGTPRMRPDDLDVGTTVPTMLEADLRLEYKVRAALCKGIELCEQHKDYVSREILRVQLNDTEEDHTYWLEKQLGLIKLIGLENYLQSHAS
- a CDS encoding catalase, yielding MTQNNTLTTASGVPVADNQNSLTAGPLGPILLTDFHLIEKLAHFNRENIPERRVHAKGSGAYGTFTVTSDITRYSKADLFSAVGKQTPTFLRFSTVGGERGSADTARDPRGFALRFYTNEGNWDVVGNNTPVFFIRDPLKFPDFIHTQKRDPHSNLKSAQNVWDFWSHSPEALHQITILFSDRGIPDGYRHMHGFGSHTFSLINSQGERHWVKWHYKTRQGIKNLDPAVAAELAGTDPDYAQRDLFNAIARGDFPQWDVCMQVMTEAQAAAHHDNPFDVTKTWSQREFPLIKVGILELNRNPQNYHAEVEQAALAPSNVVPGVGLSPDRMLQGRVFAYADAQRYRVGTNHQQLPVNAARSPVNTYQRDGAMASPSYGTGAPNYEPNSYSGSPKQDPSYREPALMLSGSADRYDHRVDTDYFSYAGALFRLMSPEQQTLLTTNLAGSMSGVSSDVIDRALMYFYQADPAYGDAIAKLLNVQLNEV
- the rplQ gene encoding 50S ribosomal protein L17, which codes for MRHRKSGRHLSRTSSHRKAMFQNMAVSLFEHELIKTTLPKAKELRRVAEPLITLAKTDSLANRRLAFDRTRSKAIVGKLFNDLGKRYATREGGYLRILKCGFRAGDNAPMAYVELVDRATAGEAVSAE
- a CDS encoding DNA-directed RNA polymerase subunit alpha, encoding MQISVNEFLTPRHIDVQVVSPTRAKITLEPLERGFGHTLGNALRRILLSSMPGCAVVEAEIDGVLHEYSAIEGVQEDVIEILLNLKGLAIKLHGRDEVTLTLSKKGSGVVTAADIQLDHDVEIVNPDHVIANLASNGALNMKLTVARGRGYEPADSRQSDEDESRSIGRLQLDSSFSPVRRIAYVVENARVEQRTNLDKLVIDLETNGTLDPEEAIRRAATILQQQLAAFVDLKGDSEPVVVEQEDEIDPILLRPVDDLELTVRSANCLKAENIYYIGDLIQRTEVELLKTPNLGKKSLTEIKDVLASRGLSLGMRLDNWPPASLKKDDKATA
- the rpsD gene encoding 30S ribosomal protein S4, which gives rise to MARYIGPKCKLARREGTDLFLKSGVRAIESKCNIEAAPGIHGQRRGRQSDYGTQLREKQKVRRIYGVLERQFSGYYKEAAGKKGATGENLLQLLECRLDNVVYRMGFGSTRAESRQLVSHKSISVNGQTVNVPSYQVRAGDVVAVREKAKNQLRIVQALDLCAQRGRVEWVEVDTEKKSGVFKNVPARSDLSADINESLIVELYSK
- the rpsK gene encoding 30S ribosomal protein S11; amino-acid sequence: MAKPAARPRKKVKKTVVDGIAHIHASFNNTIVTITDRQGNALSWATSGGSGFRGSRKSTPFAAQVAAERAGQAALEYGLKNLDVNVKGPGPGRESAVRALNGCGYKIASITDVTPIPHNGCRPPKKRRV
- the rpsM gene encoding 30S ribosomal protein S13, with protein sequence MARIAGVNIPDNKHTVISLTYIYGVGRTTAQKICAVTGVNPAAKIKDLSDEQIEQLRGEVAKFTTEGDLRREINMKIKRLMDLGCYRGLRHRRGLPVRGQRTKTNARTRKGPRKPIRK
- the rpmJ gene encoding 50S ribosomal protein L36 → MKVRASVKKLCRNCKIIRREGVVRVICSAEPRHKQRQG
- the secY gene encoding preprotein translocase subunit SecY, producing the protein MAKQGALSALGKGGMSELWARLRFLFLAIIVYRIGAHIPVPGINPDRLADLFRQNEGTILSLFNMFSGGALERMSIFALGIMPYISASIIMQLMTAVSPQLEQLKKEGEAGRRKISQYTRYLTVALALVQAIGMSIGLAGQGVAFTGDLGFHFVAVTTFVAGAMFMMWLGEQITERGVGNGISMLIFSGIVAGLPRAIGQSFESARQGDINIFALVAIGLLAVAIIGFVVFIERGQRRIAVHYAKRQQGRKVFAAQTSHLPLKVNMAGVIPAIFASSILLFPASLGAWFGQSEGMGWLQDISQSIAPGQPLNILLFSAGIIFFCFFYTALMFNPKDVAENLKKSGAFIPGIRPGEQSARYIDGVLTRLTLFGALYMTAVCLLPQFLVVAANVPFYLGGTSLLIVVVVVMDFMSQVQSHLVSHQYESLMKKANLKGYGSGMLR
- the rplO gene encoding 50S ribosomal protein L15; amino-acid sequence: MKLNDLSPAPGSRREKHRPGRGIGSGLGKTGGRGHKGQTSRSGGTIAPGFEGGQQPLHRRLPKFGFVSLKAMDRAEVRLSELAKVEGDIVTVQSLKDANVINVNVQRVKIMLSGEVTRAVTIGKGIGATKGARAAIEAAGGKFEE
- the rpmD gene encoding 50S ribosomal protein L30, translating into MATVKVTLIKSMTGRIPNHKLCVKGLGLRRIGHTVEVQDTPENRGMINKAYYMLRVEG
- the rpsE gene encoding 30S ribosomal protein S5, translated to MSNNDQKRDEGYIEKLVQVNRVAKTVKGGRIFTFTALTVVGDGKGRVGFGRGKSREVPAAIQKAMEAARRNMIQVDLNGTTLQYAMKSAHGASKVYMQPASEGTGIIAGGAMRAVLEVAGVQNVLAKCYGSTNPVNVVHATFKGLKAMQSPESIAAKRGLRVEEIK
- the rplR gene encoding 50S ribosomal protein L18; translated protein: MTDKKVTRLRRARKARLKMHELEVVRLCVFRSSQHIYAQVISADGNKVLASASTLDKELRDGATGNIDAATKVGQLVATRAKAAGVSQVAFDRSGFKYHGRVKALADAAREAGLEF